In Helianthus annuus cultivar XRQ/B chromosome 8, HanXRQr2.0-SUNRISE, whole genome shotgun sequence, a single genomic region encodes these proteins:
- the LOC110869471 gene encoding uncharacterized protein LOC110869471: MAMSLQLQVLLLRLETINNKFYETEFYDASFMKLSQGHFITFAVKDGNVSATASMLSATASSARQKLDPACRLHQGSALSPFLFAIVLDELSKSIQESIPWCLLFADDIVLIEESKQSLNERLEEWRVALEGKGLRISRSKTEYLYCDFSGAGDEHDTQITIEGQVVPPATKFKYLGSFVQSNGETDSDVAHRIQVGWCRWRAATGVLCDKRFPDKLKGKFYRVAIRPSMLYGTDCWAIKKIHARKLEVAEMRMLRWMCGHTRLDKIRNEVFRVRLGVACISDKIKEGRLRWFGHVRRRQMTDPIRIVETLTIDGRRCRGRPKMTWNERIRQDLLDLHLFDDMVENRTSWRRRIKVKDF; this comes from the exons ATGGCAATGTCTCTGCAACTGCAAGTTTTATTGCTTCGTCTTGAAACCATTAACAACAAGTTTTATGAAACTGAGTTTTATGATG CAAGTTTTATGAAACTGAGTCAAGGGCATTTTATCACGTTTGCTGTTAAAGATGGCAATGTCTCTGCAACTGCAAGTATGCTATCTGCAACTGCAA GCTCGGCTCGTCAAAAGCTCGATCCAGCTTGCAGACTCCACCAAGGGTCAGCGTTGAGTCCTTTTCTTTTTGCGATTGTTCTAGATGAGTTGTCAAAGTCGATTCAGGAATCAATTCCATGGTGCTTGCTTTTTGCAGACGATATTGTGCTAATAGAAGAAAGTAAACAGAGCTTGAATGAGAGGTTAGAAGAATGGCGTGTAGCCTTAGAAGGCAAAGGTTTGAGGATAAGTCGCTCTAAGACTGAGTACCTTTACTGTGATTTTAGTGGAGCAGGCGATGAGCATGACACTCAGATCACCATTGAGGGTCAGGTGGTCCCACCGGCAACTAAGTTCAAGTATTTAGGATCGTTTGTTCAGAGTAATGGAGAGACAGACAGTGACGTAGCTCACCGTATCCAGGTTGGATGGTGTAGGTGGAGAGCAGCCACAGGGGTATTGTGCGACAAGAGGTTCCCTGATAAATTAAAAGGGAAATTTTATAGGGTGGCAATTAGACCCTCTATGTTATACGGAACAGATTGTTGGGCCATCAAGAAAATCCATGCACGAAAGCTAGAGGTGGCAGAGATGAGGATGCTAAGATGGATGTGTGGGCATACTAGGTTGGACaagataagaaatgaggtttttagggtAAGATTAGGAGTTGCTTGTATTTCAGACAAAATAAAGGAGggaagattgagatggtttgggcatgtcaGGAGAAGGCAGATGACAGACCCGATTAGAATAGTTGAAACACTCACTATAGATGGAAGGAGGTGTAGAGGTAGGCCAAAAATGACTTGGAATGAGCGGATTAGGCAAGATTTGCTAGATTTGCACCTCTTCGATGACATGGTCGAGAATAGAACttcgtggagacgtaggattaaggttaaggactttTAG
- the LOC110871893 gene encoding probable mitochondrial-processing peptidase subunit beta, mitochondrial, protein MSIATRRLIMLSRRSHQALTTTRSTSTAVSDTPRFLKHNSPHPILTDHTSTLSCPQTRLTTLPNGLRIATESNLSHTATVCVWIDTGSRFETDETRGVANFLMNMVYRGTSKRSMSDLDEEFENMGGEYQSYISREQTVYIVKVTATDVPKAIDVLSDMLQNSTFEENMIVDLRNDTITRMLEENEDPDSVVSDCLHAAAFRDTPFGRSTDGRPKDAFFVTKKVLQDYLSTHYSTHRTIITASGAVNHGEIVEQVKKTFTKLSTNPITSTQLVKQAPAIFTGSEIRKRDDDMPYAYFGIFFKGASWTDPDSFALLVIQLMLGSWTKSTDVDKNKGSQFAQMAGIDELAEHLRAGTCHYKDTGLFGVSAIAKPDCLDDLASAIMQKLSQLCYQVTEEDVIRAQNKLKYEFCKEQPRAEEIGRQLLAYGRRIPLAEMLARVDAVDVATVKRVANRFIFDQDIAIASTGPVELLPDYNWLRGRTSMLRS, encoded by the exons ATGTCCATCGCCACGCGCCGCCTCATCATGCTGTCTCGCCGCTCTCACCAAGCTCTGACCACCACCCGATCCACTTCAACCGCCGTATCCGACACTCCTAGGTTCCTAAAACACAACTCTCCTCACCCTATCCTAACCGATCACACATCTACCCTCTCCTGTCCCCAGACACGTCTCACCACTCTTCCTAACGGCCTCCGTATCGCCACTGAGTCTAATCTCTCCCACACAGCCACCGTCTGTGTGTGGATCGATACAGGCTCCCGGTTTGAAACAGACGAGACCCGTGGTGTTGCTAATTTCCTTATGAATATGGTATACCGAGGGACTTCGAAGAGGTCTATGAGTGATCTGGATGAGGAATTTGAGAACATGGGAGGCGAATACCAAAGCTATATTTCAAGGGAACAGACGGTTTATATCGTTAAAGTGACGGCAACAGACGTGCCTAAGGCGATTGATGTTCTATCTGATATGTTGCAGAACTCCACTTTTGAAGAAAACATGATTGTAGATTTGCGTAATGATACGATAACTCGGATGCTAGAG GAGAATGAAGATCCAGATTCGGTAGTTTCTGATTGTTTACATGCTGCTGCTTTCCGAGACACTCCCTTTGGTCGGAGCACTGATGGGCGTCCTAAAGACGCCTTTTTTGTGACAAAGAAGGTTCTTCAAGATTACCTTTCAACCCACTATTCCACCCACAGAACG ATCATTACAGCCTCAGGGGCCGTTAACCATGGGGAGATTGTAGAGCAGGTGAAAAAGACGTTCACAAAACTATCGACCAATCCCATAACTTCGACGCAGTTAGTAAAACAAGCGCCTGCTATATTCACTGGGTCCGAG ATTCGTAAGAGGGATGATGATATGCCGTATGCTTATTTTGGGATTTTCTTCAAAGGAGCTTCATGGACAGATCCCGATTCGTTTGCTTTGTTGGTCATACAACTTATGCTTGGATCATGGACCAAATCCACAGATGTCGACAAAAATAAGGG CTCACAATTCGCTCAGATGGCGGGGATCGATGAACTTGCTGAGCACTTAAGGGCGGGGACTTGTCACTACAAAGATACCGGGCTCTTTGGTGTCAGTGCTATTGCTAAA CCAGATTGCTTAGATGATTTGGCTTCTGCAATAATGCAAAAGTTAAGCCAACTATGTTACCAAGTCACAGAGGAGGATGTTATTCGCGCTCAAAATAAG CTTAAATATGAATTCTGTAAAGAACAGCCCAGGGCTGAAGAAATTGGACGGCAG TTGCTTGCATACGGGCGTAGAATCCCACTTGCCGAAATGTTAGCCAGAGTTGATGCAGTGGATGTTGCTACAGTCAAACGTGTAGCTAACAGATTCATATTTGATCAG GACATAGCAATTGCATCAACAGGGCCAGTGGAGCTATTGCCAGATTACAATTGGTTGCGTGGTCGCACTTCCATGCTTCGTTCTTAG